In one Brassica oleracea var. oleracea cultivar TO1000 chromosome C9, BOL, whole genome shotgun sequence genomic region, the following are encoded:
- the LOC106314368 gene encoding glutathione S-transferase T3-like, whose translation MDSNPYRSFNFVDLLQSQQETGIGSESFPIPLFGTQATEGSNFEPDSHVESRGRHTWTPTDDNVLISSWLNTSKDHVVGNEQRSVSFWKRIAAYYSASPKIASQCKQRWHKINDMVGKFCGAFEVATREKTSGQNDADVLKHAHKIFFNNYKNKFTLEHAWKELRHDQKWSDLSSACSQGDSKRKKLDNGSHSACLLADDGATRPPGVKAAKARGKKQVSDGKDLDEFQKMWRIKQEDLVIKEKLSKMKLLDRLMAKQEPLDDGEEALKKKLINELLLSN comes from the coding sequence ATGGATTCCAATCCATATAGGAGTTTTAATTTTGTTGATCTTCTTCAAAGTCAACAAGAAACTGGCATCGGTTCAGAATCCTTCCCTATTCCTTTATTTGGGACGCAAGCAACTGAAGGTTCAAACTTCGAACCAGACAGTCATGTGGAAAGTAGAGGACGACACACGTGGACTCCAACAGATGACAATGTCCTCATCAGCTCTTGGTTAAATACCAGTAAAGACCATGTGGTAGGGAATGAGCAACGGTCGGTTTCTTTCTGGAAAAGGATAGCAGCCTACTACTCGGCTAGTCCTAAGATCGCATCACAGTGTAAGCAAAGGTGGCACAAGATCAACGACATGGTGGGAAAGTTTTGTGGAGCTTTTGAAGTAGCAACTCGTGAGAAAACCAGTGGGCAAAACGACGCTGATGTTCTCAAACATGCCCACAAGATCTTCTTCAACAACTACAAAAACAAGTTCACATTAGAACATGCTTGGAAAGAGCTTAGACATGACCAGAAGTGGTCTGATCTTTCTTCTGCTTGCTCTCAAGGAGATTCCAAAAGGAAGAAGTTAGATAACGGCTCGCACTCAGCCTGCTTACTGGCTGACGATGGAGCAACTCGACCCCCTGGTGTTAAGGCTGCAAAAGCCCGTGGAAAGAAACAAGTCAGTGATGGGAAAGACCTTGATGAGTTTCAGAAAATGTGGAGAATCAAGCAAGAGGATTTGGTTATTAAGGAGAAGCTGTCGAAGATGAAGCTTCTGGACAGGCTAATGGCAAAACAAGAACCTCTAGATGATGGTGAAGAAGCTCTGAAGAAGAAGTTAATTAACGAGTTGTTGCTGTCTAATTAG